One Marinibacterium anthonyi genomic region harbors:
- a CDS encoding putative DNA primase, with protein sequence MSRSFSSAGRADVYNRITSEIIAAIEAGAGDWRAPWFHNGSSIARPTNVSSGKRYRGINTLALWATGFAAGYDDGLWGTYKRWQDSGAQVRKGERSTTVVLWREIKVSQQADDEDDDDGHRRMFARAFSVFNIAQVDGYERPATPVLPEDERLAHAEAFITNLGVKTEFGGSEAYYRPSSDTVFMPPFTSFRDAASFYGVWLHENGHASGAKHRLDRDLSGRFGSAAYAAEECCVEILSGLVLADLGIAHHPRPDHAAYIASWLKVLKDDPKAIFTAASKAQQAADWMHAQQPHAEEVAA encoded by the coding sequence ATGTCCCGATCTTTCTCATCGGCCGGGCGCGCCGATGTTTATAACCGTATCACCTCCGAGATCATCGCCGCCATCGAGGCCGGCGCCGGCGACTGGCGTGCGCCCTGGTTCCACAACGGGAGCAGCATCGCGCGTCCGACCAACGTTTCATCCGGCAAGCGCTATCGCGGCATAAACACCTTGGCGCTCTGGGCCACGGGCTTTGCCGCCGGATATGACGACGGTCTCTGGGGCACCTACAAGCGATGGCAGGATTCCGGCGCGCAGGTGCGTAAAGGAGAACGCTCCACCACGGTCGTCTTGTGGAGGGAGATCAAGGTTTCCCAGCAGGCCGACGACGAAGACGATGATGACGGGCATCGACGGATGTTCGCCCGCGCATTTTCTGTCTTCAATATTGCTCAGGTGGACGGGTACGAGCGCCCGGCGACCCCTGTGCTGCCCGAAGATGAACGCCTTGCCCATGCGGAAGCGTTCATTACAAACCTGGGCGTCAAGACGGAGTTCGGTGGATCGGAAGCCTATTACCGCCCGTCGTCCGACACCGTGTTTATGCCGCCGTTCACTTCGTTTCGCGATGCCGCGTCATTCTACGGTGTCTGGCTACACGAGAATGGTCACGCCAGTGGCGCAAAGCACAGGCTCGACCGCGACCTTTCCGGTCGCTTTGGTTCGGCCGCCTATGCCGCCGAAGAATGCTGCGTGGAAATTCTCAGCGGGCTCGTCTTGGCAGACCTCGGGATCGCCCACCATCCGCGCCCCGATCATGCCGCCTATATTGCCTCGTGGCTCAAGGTCCTGAAAGACGACCCCAAGGCCATCTTCACAGCCGCCAGCAAGGCGCAGCAGGCGGCCGACTGGATGCATGCGCAGCAGCCCCATGCAGAGGAGGTAGCGGCATGA
- a CDS encoding DNA repair protein RadC: MIRNTRTPAVEPQRLRFSAQEQAVVYEARQILLRHLNQNPVLTSWQAVLDYCALTIRGDVERFHVLYLDRRNRLISDECLATGTVDHVPVYPREVLRRCLALNASALIIVHNHPAGDPEPSAADLAMTKEIRNACASLGVILHDHIITGAGRETSLRARGEL, from the coding sequence ATGATACGAAACACGAGAACACCCGCCGTCGAACCGCAGAGACTCCGCTTCTCTGCCCAGGAGCAGGCCGTAGTCTATGAGGCCCGGCAGATCCTGCTGCGTCACCTAAACCAGAACCCTGTCCTGACGTCCTGGCAAGCAGTGCTCGACTACTGTGCTCTCACCATCAGGGGCGATGTGGAGCGCTTCCATGTCCTCTATCTCGACCGCAGGAACCGGCTGATCTCCGACGAGTGCCTCGCCACCGGCACGGTCGATCATGTCCCGGTCTATCCCCGGGAGGTGCTGCGGCGATGCCTGGCGCTCAATGCCTCGGCGCTGATCATCGTGCACAATCATCCGGCCGGCGATCCCGAACCCTCGGCCGCCGATCTCGCGATGACGAAAGAAATCCGAAACGCCTGCGCGTCCCTGGGGGTGATACTCCACGACCACATCATCACCGGCGCTGGCCGGGAGACCAGCCTGCGCGCCCGAGGTGAGCTCTGA
- the parB_3 gene encoding Chromosome-partitioning protein ParB, with amino-acid sequence MAIANQKITLSSSRDIPFNKLVLSQSNVRRVKAGISVEELAESIARRGLIQSLHVRPELDAEGQDTGLFEVPAGGRRYRALELLVKQKRLNKTTPVPCIVSEAGDGILIDEVSLAENIERAPLHPLDQFRAFQVLREKGMSEEEIAAAFFVDARVVKQRLRLVSVSPALLETYAEDGMTLEQLMAFTVSDDHTRQEQVWEAIKDGWQKEPYTIRRMLTETTVRASDKRALFVGIESYEAAGGYVLRDLFQQDDGGWLQDPVLLDRLVGEKLKAEAETIAAEGWKWIEVAADFPYGHTSGMRRLAGTTIDLTDEERADREKLRDEFEALEAEYAEADELPDEVDARLGEIEEALEAFETRPMRYDADQMARAGVFVSIRHDGQLAVERGYVRADNEAMEGQEGQGADGCSPEGGESGGVQRAVIMVGGTATEPEEDDEVETIRPLPDRLVSELTAHRTLALRDAVAANPHVAMTALLHRLVTDCLLPHSTKGCLEAHVREVHFPAQADDLGESVSARAIAERHERWGDHIPAEDAALWDWLADQDDDTRMELLAHCVSFGVNALHEKPNPYGGMGVSQHGLDVRLSQADRLARATGLDMVAVGWRPTVANYLGRVTKPRIIEAVREGAGERAAQLIDHLKKGDMAEEAERLLAETGWLPEPLRMVDPDADAGGDTEADDLPEFLAGDGEDEEVAEDEEKSMVAAE; translated from the coding sequence ATGGCCATTGCCAATCAGAAAATCACCCTGTCGTCCTCGCGCGACATCCCCTTCAACAAGCTGGTGCTCAGCCAGTCAAACGTCCGGCGGGTGAAGGCCGGCATCTCGGTCGAGGAACTGGCCGAGTCCATCGCCCGCCGGGGGCTGATCCAATCGCTGCATGTCCGGCCCGAACTCGACGCCGAAGGGCAGGATACCGGCCTCTTCGAGGTGCCGGCTGGCGGCCGCCGCTATCGTGCGCTGGAGCTTTTGGTCAAACAGAAGCGCCTCAACAAGACCACGCCGGTGCCCTGTATCGTCTCGGAGGCCGGAGACGGTATCCTGATCGACGAGGTGTCTCTGGCCGAGAATATCGAGCGCGCGCCGCTGCATCCGCTCGACCAGTTCCGCGCCTTCCAGGTGCTGCGCGAGAAAGGCATGAGCGAGGAGGAAATCGCCGCCGCCTTCTTCGTCGACGCCAGGGTGGTGAAGCAGCGCCTGCGCCTGGTCTCGGTCTCGCCGGCGCTGCTCGAGACCTATGCCGAGGACGGCATGACGCTGGAACAGCTCATGGCCTTTACCGTTTCTGACGACCACACCCGCCAAGAACAGGTCTGGGAGGCGATCAAGGATGGCTGGCAGAAGGAGCCATACACCATTCGTCGCATGCTGACCGAGACCACGGTGCGTGCTTCCGACAAGCGGGCGCTCTTCGTCGGCATCGAGTCCTATGAGGCGGCGGGCGGCTATGTGCTGCGCGATCTCTTCCAGCAGGACGATGGCGGCTGGCTCCAGGATCCGGTGCTGCTCGACCGGCTGGTCGGTGAGAAGCTGAAGGCCGAGGCGGAAACCATCGCCGCCGAAGGCTGGAAGTGGATCGAGGTCGCGGCGGACTTCCCCTATGGCCATACCAGCGGCATGCGCCGTCTGGCCGGTACCACCATCGACCTGACTGACGAGGAACGCGCCGACCGTGAGAAGTTGCGGGACGAGTTCGAGGCGCTGGAGGCGGAGTATGCCGAGGCCGACGAATTGCCCGACGAGGTGGACGCGCGGCTCGGAGAGATCGAGGAGGCGCTGGAAGCCTTCGAGACCCGGCCGATGCGCTACGACGCCGATCAGATGGCCCGCGCCGGTGTCTTCGTCAGCATCCGCCATGACGGCCAGCTCGCCGTCGAGCGCGGCTATGTCCGTGCCGACAACGAGGCGATGGAAGGTCAGGAAGGGCAGGGTGCTGATGGGTGTTCTCCCGAGGGAGGCGAGTCCGGTGGTGTGCAGCGCGCGGTCATCATGGTGGGTGGCACGGCGACCGAACCCGAGGAGGACGATGAGGTCGAGACCATCCGGCCTCTGCCCGATCGCCTCGTCAGCGAGCTGACCGCGCATCGCACGCTGGCGCTCCGCGATGCCGTGGCGGCGAACCCGCATGTCGCCATGACGGCGCTGCTGCATCGGCTGGTCACGGATTGCTTGCTGCCGCACTCCACCAAGGGCTGCCTCGAGGCTCATGTCCGGGAAGTTCATTTCCCGGCGCAAGCCGACGACCTCGGCGAAAGCGTCTCGGCGCGCGCCATCGCCGAGCGGCACGAACGCTGGGGCGATCACATCCCTGCCGAGGATGCCGCGCTCTGGGACTGGCTGGCCGATCAGGACGATGACACTCGCATGGAGCTGCTCGCCCATTGCGTCAGCTTCGGCGTCAACGCGCTGCACGAGAAGCCCAACCCCTATGGCGGCATGGGCGTTAGCCAGCACGGGCTCGACGTGCGCCTGTCCCAGGCCGACAGGCTGGCCCGGGCGACGGGCCTCGACATGGTGGCGGTGGGCTGGCGCCCGACCGTCGCCAACTATCTCGGCCGCGTGACCAAGCCGCGGATCATCGAGGCGGTGCGTGAGGGCGCCGGCGAGCGAGCGGCCCAGCTCATCGATCACCTGAAGAAGGGTGACATGGCGGAGGAGGCCGAGCGCCTGCTGGCCGAAACCGGCTGGTTGCCGGAGCCGCTGCGCATGGTCGATCCCGATGCGGACGCCGGGGGCGACACCGAGGCGGATGATCTGCCTGAATTCCTTGCCGGCGATGGCGAGGATGAAGAAGTCGCGGAGGACGAGGAGAAGTCGATGGTCGCCGCCGAATGA
- a CDS encoding Fic/DOC family protein has product MEQAQRNPFSGSVTVFHERWLPEEATPAGYAALIDAYALATPLPRTLSAIGPRHKVYEADAWRLYTPRHEPEASLIGHLTFALRYEGLDLAVLKRLFKATGPEPIQAIVEAAPTGSYARRIWFLYEWLLGEELDLPDATRGNYAPVVDARLQWDAEGAPSPRHRVRNNLPGTPDFCPMIFRTPAIEAFIARDLAAEARAVLAEVPADLLARTAAFLLLKDSRSSFQIEGENPPQDRIRRWGQIIGEAGRHPIDQAELERLQRIVIGDARFVHLGLRQEGGFIGEHDRATGAPLPDHVSARHEDLPALIAGLEAFDRNVAPGLDPVLAAAGLAFGFVYIHPFEDGNGRLHRYLIHHVLAARGFNPPGLVFPVSAVILERIDAYRQVLESYSRRLLPHVSWRPTDRGNVEVLNDTGDFYRFFDATPHAEFLFACVAQTIDQDLPAETRFLRAYDRFKSHVSGLIDMPDRVLDLLFRFLHQNGGRLSGRARAKEFAALADEEADRIEAIYAELQDEF; this is encoded by the coding sequence ATGGAGCAGGCGCAAAGGAATCCGTTTTCAGGCTCCGTAACCGTTTTTCACGAGCGCTGGCTCCCCGAGGAGGCCACGCCTGCGGGCTATGCTGCGCTGATCGATGCCTATGCGCTCGCAACGCCCCTGCCCCGGACACTTTCCGCCATCGGCCCACGTCACAAGGTCTACGAGGCCGACGCCTGGCGCCTCTACACGCCCCGCCATGAACCCGAGGCGAGCCTCATCGGTCACCTGACCTTCGCGCTACGCTACGAGGGGCTGGATCTGGCAGTTCTCAAGCGGCTGTTCAAGGCAACCGGGCCGGAGCCGATCCAGGCCATTGTCGAGGCTGCGCCGACGGGCAGTTACGCGCGCAGGATCTGGTTCCTCTACGAATGGCTTCTCGGCGAGGAATTGGATTTGCCCGACGCCACACGCGGCAATTACGCGCCCGTGGTCGATGCCAGGCTGCAATGGGATGCAGAGGGCGCCCCCTCGCCGCGCCACCGGGTCCGCAACAACCTGCCTGGCACCCCGGATTTCTGCCCAATGATCTTCCGCACTCCGGCAATCGAGGCCTTCATCGCCCGCGATCTGGCGGCCGAGGCCCGCGCGGTGCTGGCCGAGGTGCCCGCAGATCTGCTCGCGCGCACGGCGGCCTTCCTGCTGCTCAAGGATTCACGGTCGAGTTTCCAGATCGAAGGCGAGAACCCGCCCCAGGATCGCATCCGGAGATGGGGCCAGATCATCGGTGAAGCCGGGCGGCATCCGATCGATCAGGCAGAGCTGGAACGCCTCCAACGCATCGTCATCGGCGATGCCCGCTTCGTCCATCTGGGCCTGCGGCAGGAGGGCGGCTTCATTGGCGAGCATGACCGCGCGACCGGCGCCCCCCTGCCCGATCACGTCAGCGCCCGGCATGAAGACCTGCCTGCGCTGATCGCCGGGCTCGAAGCGTTCGACCGCAACGTCGCCCCGGGGCTCGATCCTGTTCTGGCCGCCGCCGGCCTCGCCTTCGGCTTCGTCTATATCCACCCGTTCGAGGACGGCAACGGGCGCCTCCATCGCTACCTGATCCACCACGTGCTGGCTGCACGCGGCTTCAATCCGCCCGGGCTGGTCTTCCCGGTGTCGGCGGTGATCCTCGAACGGATCGATGCTTACCGACAGGTCCTCGAGAGCTATTCGCGTCGACTGCTGCCCCATGTCAGTTGGCGCCCAACCGATCGCGGGAACGTCGAGGTGCTGAACGACACCGGCGATTTCTATCGCTTCTTCGATGCCACGCCCCATGCCGAATTCCTCTTCGCCTGCGTGGCCCAGACCATCGACCAGGACCTGCCAGCAGAGACCCGGTTCCTGCGTGCCTATGACAGGTTCAAGTCCCACGTCTCGGGCCTGATCGACATGCCGGACCGCGTGCTCGACCTGCTGTTTCGTTTCCTGCACCAGAACGGTGGCAGGCTTTCCGGACGCGCCAGAGCGAAGGAATTCGCTGCTCTGGCCGACGAGGAGGCCGACCGGATCGAAGCCATCTATGCGGAGTTGCAGGACGAGTTCTGA
- a CDS encoding conjugative transfer relaxase protein TraI produces the protein MMARLNASELAQRLGREAEAVCRHYLSNGRKQGNYWQVGDVRNTPGRSMFVRLTGPESGKGAAGKWTDAQSGEHGDLLDVISESLGLIDFADVAEEARRFLSLPHPEPEPKSHRSRTPQAPSGSSEAARRLWRMTQPLAGSLAETYLRIRGIMDLRGTENLRFHPTCYWRPEGDGPTEAWPAMIAAVTDLDGKITGAHRTWLLRDGSGKAPVDPPRKAMGDLLGNAVRFGEVQDVMAAGEGIETILSLRQALPIMPMVSALSAGHLAAILFPPQLRRLYIVRDNDPAGDAARDSLVDRAIEGGIEAITLSPMLGDFNDDLVSFGLEAPRAQIRAQIAPEDVSRFMPRAP, from the coding sequence ATGATGGCACGTCTCAACGCTTCCGAACTGGCGCAGCGTCTCGGCCGAGAGGCCGAGGCGGTATGCCGCCACTATCTCTCGAATGGGCGCAAACAGGGCAATTACTGGCAGGTCGGCGATGTACGGAACACTCCCGGCCGCTCCATGTTCGTTCGCCTGACCGGGCCGGAATCGGGCAAGGGCGCGGCCGGCAAATGGACCGATGCGCAGAGCGGGGAACATGGCGATCTGCTCGACGTGATCAGCGAAAGCCTCGGCCTCATCGACTTCGCGGATGTCGCCGAAGAAGCCCGCCGCTTCCTAAGCCTGCCGCATCCCGAACCGGAGCCAAAGTCCCACCGATCCCGAACACCGCAAGCACCATCAGGATCGTCCGAGGCGGCCCGTCGCCTCTGGCGCATGACGCAACCGCTCGCCGGCAGTCTCGCAGAGACGTATTTGCGGATACGCGGCATTATGGACTTACGCGGAACCGAAAATCTGCGTTTCCATCCGACGTGCTACTGGCGGCCGGAGGGCGATGGGCCGACAGAGGCATGGCCCGCCATGATTGCCGCGGTGACCGACCTCGATGGCAAGATCACCGGCGCGCATCGCACCTGGCTCCTCCGCGACGGCTCCGGGAAAGCGCCGGTCGATCCGCCGAGGAAGGCGATGGGGGACCTGCTCGGAAACGCTGTCCGGTTTGGTGAGGTGCAGGATGTCATGGCAGCGGGTGAAGGGATCGAAACCATTCTCTCGCTGCGCCAGGCATTGCCGATCATGCCGATGGTCTCCGCACTCTCGGCCGGACATCTCGCTGCTATCCTGTTCCCGCCGCAACTGCGCAGGCTCTATATCGTCCGCGACAACGATCCGGCAGGCGACGCCGCACGGGACAGCCTGGTGGACCGGGCCATCGAGGGCGGGATCGAGGCGATCACGCTTTCGCCCATGCTGGGAGATTTCAACGACGATCTCGTCAGTTTCGGCCTGGAGGCGCCTCGGGCGCAGATCCGGGCGCAGATCGCCCCCGAGGACGTCAGCCGTTTCATGCCGCGCGCACCATAG
- a CDS encoding hypothetical protein (Region found in RelA / SpoT proteins) — translation MPFSEDLIAPAVARYRRERDRYVKLADRVTELCREDVCEQNAIRAQVTFRVKTEKSFEGKLRRFCSQEERNYQNVDEIFQSIGDLAGVRISAYQEIDCERIAERLNGVFCDPNGGMEIGLDRKDKKEPQNQNYYRAIHAQVALPEDQLIGTYDNVGDISCEVQICTMIAHVWNEIEHDIGYKPDLGGPSDDEKYHLNQLGLTVRQGDISISALMAAHDQRIATPVQEHAGNTPARPFVDVHDFVSRMRDFSDKAMPNFAENSGQLFDLLMSLGDTSPESISGTLPDFAPDTERERLEAFNASLVASGVEGLSLDPGTSDLMLIALIHRKGEEVREALKGRAGRGKGRPSRLHRIAVRYLDQAK, via the coding sequence ATGCCATTTTCTGAAGACCTGATTGCTCCGGCAGTAGCTCGATACCGCAGAGAGCGCGACCGATACGTTAAGCTCGCTGATCGGGTAACAGAGCTCTGCAGAGAGGATGTTTGCGAGCAGAATGCAATTCGAGCGCAGGTGACATTTCGAGTAAAAACCGAGAAGTCGTTTGAAGGGAAACTGCGCCGGTTCTGTTCACAGGAAGAGCGGAACTACCAAAATGTCGACGAGATATTCCAGTCAATCGGCGACTTGGCGGGTGTCAGGATATCGGCATATCAGGAAATAGATTGCGAACGCATCGCTGAACGCTTGAATGGAGTCTTCTGCGATCCAAACGGCGGAATGGAAATTGGACTAGATCGCAAGGACAAAAAAGAGCCCCAGAATCAAAACTACTATCGTGCCATTCATGCCCAGGTCGCCCTGCCGGAAGATCAACTTATTGGCACCTACGACAACGTTGGGGACATCAGCTGTGAAGTGCAAATCTGCACAATGATCGCGCACGTTTGGAATGAGATTGAGCATGACATCGGGTACAAACCCGACCTTGGTGGCCCGTCTGATGATGAAAAATACCACCTCAACCAACTTGGGCTGACAGTACGCCAAGGGGACATCTCTATTTCCGCACTCATGGCCGCCCATGATCAACGCATCGCGACACCGGTCCAAGAGCACGCGGGCAATACGCCTGCAAGACCCTTTGTTGATGTGCATGATTTTGTTAGTCGTATGCGCGACTTCTCGGACAAAGCAATGCCAAATTTTGCAGAAAATTCTGGCCAGCTTTTTGATCTTCTAATGTCTCTCGGAGACACATCGCCTGAGAGTATCTCGGGCACTCTGCCAGATTTCGCTCCGGATACTGAGCGTGAACGTCTTGAGGCCTTTAACGCCAGCCTCGTCGCTTCAGGTGTCGAAGGGCTATCGCTAGATCCAGGCACTTCAGACCTTATGTTAATTGCACTAATCCATCGCAAGGGTGAGGAGGTTCGGGAAGCGCTCAAAGGTCGTGCAGGGCGTGGGAAAGGGCGCCCGAGCCGTTTACATCGAATTGCGGTTCGTTACCTTGATCAAGCGAAATGA
- a CDS encoding hypothetical protein (putative conserved protein): protein MATIGTFKKTGNEFTGEIVTLSVQAKGVRIVPDTRATGENAPSHRVLVGRAEIGAAWSKRSGEGRDYLGLKLDDPSFTAPIYANLFDEEDGESYALIWSRPNGRRSE, encoded by the coding sequence ATGGCGACCATCGGCACCTTCAAGAAGACCGGCAACGAATTCACCGGCGAAATCGTCACCCTCAGCGTTCAGGCCAAGGGCGTGCGCATCGTCCCCGACACCCGCGCCACCGGCGAGAACGCCCCCAGCCACCGGGTCCTCGTCGGCCGCGCCGAGATCGGCGCCGCCTGGTCCAAGCGCTCGGGCGAGGGCCGCGACTATCTGGGCCTCAAGCTCGACGATCCGAGTTTCACCGCCCCGATCTACGCCAATCTCTTCGATGAGGAGGACGGCGAGAGCTACGCGCTGATCTGGTCCCGCCCCAACGGTCGCCGCAGCGAGTAG
- a CDS encoding Transposase, with protein sequence MTETMIDLPGVIAKSDDADFLRELIQDAAQRLMDIEVSAMCGAGHGERSSERENQRNGYRPRQWDTRAGTIGLNIPKLRKGSYFPTFLEPRRTAEKALMAVVQEAYIHGVSTRAVDDLVRAMGLTGTSKSQVSRLCEEIDERVQAFLNRPLEGDWPFLWLDATYVKLREGGRIVSMAVIVAVAVNSDGRREILGITVMPSEAETFWADFLRSLTRRGLRGVQLVISDAHEGLKAAARKVLGAGWQRCRVHFQRNLLARVSKANKPVVSAVVKTVFAEKDRDQAHARWREVADNLRDRFRDVAELMDEAEHDVLAYMAFDESLRSKLHSTNPLERVNKEIKRRTNVVGIFPNREAVVRLVGALMLEQNDEWAVSRRYMPVEKLTAMCNDPDAATMIAAQ encoded by the coding sequence ATGACCGAGACCATGATCGATCTTCCGGGCGTGATCGCCAAGAGCGATGACGCGGATTTTCTGCGCGAGCTGATCCAGGACGCCGCACAGCGGCTGATGGACATCGAGGTGTCTGCCATGTGCGGCGCCGGACATGGCGAGCGCAGCTCGGAGCGGGAGAACCAGCGTAACGGCTACCGGCCGCGCCAGTGGGATACCCGGGCAGGCACCATCGGCCTGAACATCCCCAAACTGCGCAAGGGCAGTTACTTCCCGACTTTCCTGGAACCGCGACGGACTGCCGAGAAGGCGCTGATGGCTGTCGTGCAGGAAGCATACATTCACGGTGTCTCCACCCGCGCCGTCGATGATCTGGTGCGCGCCATGGGGCTGACCGGCACCTCGAAGAGCCAGGTTTCGCGGCTTTGCGAGGAGATCGACGAACGGGTGCAGGCCTTCCTCAACCGGCCCCTGGAAGGCGACTGGCCCTTCCTGTGGCTGGACGCCACCTATGTGAAGCTGCGCGAAGGCGGGCGGATCGTCTCGATGGCGGTGATAGTGGCCGTCGCAGTCAACTCAGACGGCCGCCGCGAGATACTCGGTATTACGGTCATGCCCTCCGAAGCCGAGACATTCTGGGCCGACTTCCTGCGGTCCCTCACGCGTCGCGGGCTGCGCGGCGTGCAGCTGGTGATCAGCGATGCCCATGAGGGGCTTAAAGCCGCCGCACGCAAGGTTCTGGGGGCTGGATGGCAGCGCTGCCGCGTGCATTTCCAGCGCAACCTCCTGGCCCGCGTGAGCAAGGCCAACAAGCCGGTGGTCAGCGCCGTGGTGAAGACCGTCTTCGCCGAGAAGGACCGCGATCAGGCTCATGCCCGCTGGCGCGAGGTGGCCGACAATCTTCGTGACCGGTTCCGGGATGTCGCCGAGCTCATGGACGAGGCCGAGCACGACGTCCTCGCCTACATGGCCTTCGACGAAAGCCTGCGCTCGAAGCTGCACAGCACCAACCCGCTGGAGCGCGTCAACAAGGAGATCAAACGGCGGACCAACGTCGTCGGGATATTCCCGAACCGCGAGGCCGTCGTTCGTCTCGTAGGGGCGCTCATGCTGGAGCAAAATGATGAGTGGGCCGTCTCGCGCCGCTACATGCCGGTGGAAAAGCTGACGGCCATGTGTAACGATCCAGACGCGGCGACGATGATTGCCGCTCAGTGA
- a CDS encoding Helix-turn-helix domain protein, translating into MSAISTELPPRYLRTKEAAQFLSLSARTLEKHRTYGTGPAYHKLGGRVVYAIEDLQAWVGRGAVTSTSDPRGQVLPAKRHTLANLQQPDRFVR; encoded by the coding sequence ATGTCCGCCATCTCAACCGAACTTCCCCCGCGCTATCTGCGCACCAAGGAAGCCGCGCAGTTCCTGAGCCTGTCGGCTCGGACGCTGGAGAAGCACAGGACCTACGGCACCGGTCCCGCCTACCACAAGCTGGGCGGACGTGTGGTCTACGCGATCGAGGACCTGCAGGCCTGGGTCGGACGCGGCGCTGTCACCTCGACCTCCGATCCGCGCGGACAGGTGCTGCCGGCGAAACGCCACACGCTCGCCAATCTCCAGCAGCCCGACCGCTTCGTGCGCTGA
- a CDS encoding Replication initiator protein A-Xb: MTDGRKPRSERGQLDLFRALPGDIAPRDAQDLMAYPFFSLAKSKRVAPIDFAAGSVSIRVEAVPDHGMATIWDADILIWAASQIVEARDAGLRTSRLMAATPYEILTYVGRGTSARDYQRLKAALDRLQSTTISTSIRQPAEGRRHRFSWINEWQERSDREGRPDGIELIVPDWFYQAVLDNALILTIDRAYFDLTGGLDRWLYRLVRKHGGRQRDGWRFDFRHLHQKSGALSPFKRFAFELRDIIRRQPLPGYTLFLETEVGGRKLLAFEPAPGCGKPVNALVLSGTRTIVPSGTGVSCYQEPKQGVIHGSKSGNRALNLESNEDSNFEERADGVENIIRSAAGSLRKAEKPDASSMPGAAGSLPDSPASDTVRRPVLARLPLDPPGGR; the protein is encoded by the coding sequence ATGACCGATGGACGCAAACCCCGCTCCGAGCGTGGGCAGCTCGATCTGTTCCGCGCGCTGCCCGGCGACATCGCCCCAAGAGATGCGCAGGACCTCATGGCCTATCCCTTCTTCTCCCTCGCCAAGTCGAAGCGCGTTGCGCCGATCGACTTTGCCGCTGGCAGCGTCAGCATCCGGGTCGAGGCGGTTCCCGATCACGGCATGGCCACGATCTGGGATGCCGACATACTGATCTGGGCCGCGAGCCAGATCGTCGAGGCGCGTGACGCGGGGCTGCGCACCTCCCGGCTGATGGCCGCCACCCCTTACGAGATCCTCACCTATGTCGGTCGCGGAACCAGTGCGCGGGATTACCAGCGCCTGAAGGCGGCGCTGGATCGTCTGCAGTCGACGACAATCTCCACCTCGATCCGCCAGCCTGCGGAGGGACGCCGCCATCGTTTCTCCTGGATCAACGAATGGCAGGAGCGCAGCGACAGGGAGGGGCGCCCGGATGGTATCGAGCTGATCGTGCCTGACTGGTTTTACCAGGCGGTACTCGACAATGCGCTCATCCTCACCATCGACCGGGCGTATTTCGACCTGACCGGCGGGCTCGACCGCTGGCTGTATCGCCTGGTGCGCAAGCACGGTGGCCGCCAGCGCGATGGCTGGCGTTTCGACTTCCGTCATCTTCACCAGAAGTCCGGGGCACTGTCGCCCTTCAAGCGGTTTGCCTTCGAGCTTCGCGACATCATCCGGCGGCAGCCGCTGCCGGGCTATACGCTGTTTCTCGAGACTGAAGTTGGTGGCCGCAAACTGCTGGCCTTCGAGCCTGCGCCGGGCTGTGGAAAACCTGTGAATGCGCTCGTGCTATCGGGAACCCGGACTATCGTGCCATCAGGAACCGGGGTCTCGTGCTATCAGGAGCCCAAACAGGGTGTAATACACGGAAGCAAAAGCGGAAATCGCGCCCTTAACTTAGAGTCTAACGAAGACTCTAACTTTGAAGAGCGCGCGGATGGTGTGGAGAACATCATCCGCAGCGCAGCCGGGAGCCTTCGAAAGGCTGAGAAACCGGACGCATCGAGCATGCCTGGCGCTGCCGGATCGCTCCCGGACAGCCCCGCCTCCGACACGGTCCGTCGCCCCGTCTTGGCACGCCTTCCACTCGATCCGCCGGGAGGTCGGTGA